A window of the Cytophagaceae bacterium genome harbors these coding sequences:
- a CDS encoding transcriptional regulator, with protein sequence MEAIITGDIINSRKVSPDDWLPALKSVLKRYGKEPKNWEIYRGDSFQLNTANTDALEAAIRIKAEIKQWAGLDVRLAIGLGEVTYRSAKITESNGTAFLNSGACFDELKKQTLAIKTPNKDLDTALNVMLSLVTLTMERWTETSAKLVKLKLEHPEANQMEIAKKIGKDGQSTISEGLKRAGYDEIQKVLDYYKLKIHSL encoded by the coding sequence ATGGAAGCAATTATAACAGGCGATATCATAAATTCGAGGAAAGTAAGTCCTGACGACTGGCTGCCTGCCTTGAAGTCTGTGTTGAAAAGATACGGCAAAGAACCCAAAAACTGGGAGATTTACCGTGGCGATAGCTTTCAATTAAATACTGCAAACACGGATGCCCTGGAAGCTGCTATCAGAATCAAAGCCGAGATAAAACAATGGGCGGGCCTGGACGTGAGACTGGCTATTGGGCTGGGAGAAGTGACCTATCGCAGTGCCAAAATCACGGAATCCAACGGAACGGCTTTTCTAAACTCAGGAGCATGTTTTGATGAACTGAAAAAACAAACTTTGGCCATAAAAACTCCCAATAAAGACCTTGATACTGCACTGAATGTGATGCTATCGTTGGTGACTTTGACCATGGAAAGATGGACAGAAACCTCAGCGAAGCTGGTCAAATTGAAACTGGAGCACCCGGAAGCCAATCAAATGGAAATAGCAAAAAAAATCGGGAAAGATGGCCAGAGTACGATAAGTGAAGGCCTGAAAAGAGCAGGATACGATGAAATACAAAAGGTATTGGACTACTATAAACTCAAAATCCATAGCTTATGA
- a CDS encoding DUF2132 domain-containing protein yields MDPLHGMTLEAILRYLIIKMGWNAMYAQVKINCFRIDPSINSSLTFLRKTPWARKKVEDLYIREVKKDAPKA; encoded by the coding sequence ATGGATCCATTACATGGCATGACGCTGGAAGCCATTCTCAGGTATTTAATCATAAAAATGGGCTGGAACGCCATGTATGCACAAGTCAAAATCAATTGTTTCAGGATTGACCCCAGTATCAATTCTTCATTGACTTTCCTTCGGAAAACGCCATGGGCTCGCAAAAAAGTGGAAGATTTGTATATCAGAGAGGTTAAGAAAGATGCTCCTAAAGCCTGA
- a CDS encoding DUF3307 domain-containing protein, with protein MTEFVLKLILAHILGDFMFQPDKWVADKNRKKHKSKYLYFHVVIHAALLWVLLQFELRYWAVFLIIPLSHFLIDWAKLYFQGKMEPRKLFIIDQLLHLLVIFFVAKIYFEFRIDYMILLQKKYLLLSIAFISITYIASVVIKLLMSRWKQENETTNAAGKYIGMMERILVFVFIVLNHWEGVGFLLAAKSVFRFGDLTKSHEVRLTEYILIGTLLSFGIAIAVTLFYQKLLKII; from the coding sequence ATGACTGAATTTGTTCTGAAACTCATTCTGGCTCATATTTTGGGTGATTTTATGTTTCAACCCGACAAGTGGGTGGCAGATAAAAACCGCAAAAAGCACAAGTCAAAATATCTGTATTTTCATGTGGTGATACATGCCGCTTTGTTGTGGGTACTTCTGCAATTTGAATTAAGATATTGGGCGGTATTCTTAATCATTCCCTTGTCTCATTTCCTCATTGACTGGGCGAAACTGTATTTTCAGGGAAAAATGGAGCCCAGGAAACTCTTCATTATTGATCAGCTTTTACACCTGCTCGTAATATTTTTTGTAGCAAAAATCTATTTTGAATTCAGGATAGATTACATGATTTTACTCCAAAAGAAATACTTGCTTCTTTCAATTGCTTTTATATCAATTACTTATATTGCTTCAGTGGTGATTAAGTTGTTGATGTCAAGATGGAAACAGGAAAACGAAACCACCAATGCTGCAGGCAAATACATAGGCATGATGGAAAGGATTCTGGTTTTTGTTTTCATAGTGCTCAACCATTGGGAAGGCGTCGGGTTTTTATTGGCAGCCAAGTCGGTTTTTCGGTTTGGAGACCTCACCAAAAGCCACGAAGTAAGGCTTACGGAATATATTTTGATAGGCACATTGCTTAGCTTCGGAATCGCAATTGCGGTGACATTATTTTACCAAAAACTCTTAAAAATCATTTAA